A window of Thermosynechococcus sp. NK55a contains these coding sequences:
- a CDS encoding helix-turn-helix domain-containing protein translates to MTYKRLSDSERQRVFQQYTAGQTIKALAAAFGVSENTIRRVIKQMEEEAAAPEAPLLAVATTDEVPEEEDLEEDVETPEAVVLDEDDYSDAADDDLEDEDEEELDGDIPLPDLTDVEVVQSVEVIPLSEAVLPRPCYVVVDRRAELLTRPLEAFRGLGALSSEEAQQSTLPIFDSRPVALRYSQQNQRLYKASDVQWRKTVVKVPDGEMLRKVRSYLQSKGITRLLYHGRVYALD, encoded by the coding sequence ATGACCTACAAGCGACTCAGTGACAGCGAACGCCAGCGCGTCTTTCAACAGTACACTGCCGGACAAACGATCAAGGCGCTGGCAGCGGCATTTGGTGTTAGTGAAAACACAATTCGGCGTGTGATCAAACAAATGGAAGAGGAAGCGGCTGCCCCTGAAGCCCCTCTACTGGCTGTAGCGACGACGGATGAAGTGCCAGAGGAAGAGGATCTAGAAGAAGATGTAGAGACGCCAGAGGCCGTTGTTCTCGATGAGGATGACTACAGCGATGCAGCGGACGATGATCTCGAAGACGAGGATGAAGAGGAACTGGATGGTGACATTCCTCTCCCCGATCTCACCGATGTGGAAGTGGTGCAGTCCGTCGAGGTCATTCCCCTTTCCGAAGCGGTGCTGCCCCGTCCCTGCTACGTTGTCGTCGATCGGCGGGCGGAACTGCTCACCCGCCCCCTAGAAGCCTTTCGCGGTTTAGGTGCCCTCTCCAGTGAGGAAGCGCAACAAAGTACCCTACCCATTTTCGATAGCCGCCCTGTGGCTCTGCGCTATTCCCAACAAAACCAACGCCTCTATAAGGCCAGTGATGTCCAGTGGCGCAAGACCGTTGTCAAGGTACCTGACGGTGAAATGCTGCGGAAAGTGCGCAGCTATCTTCAGTCCAAAGGGATTACCCGCTTGCTTTACCATGGGCGGGTGTATGCCCTCGATTAA
- the lipA gene encoding lipoyl synthase translates to MVVKPEWLRVKAPQWQRVGAVKELLQDLNLNTVCEEASCPNIGECFHGGTATFLMMGPACTRACPYCDIDFEKKPLPLDPTEPQRLAEAVVRMRLNHVVITSVNRDDLADGGASQFVATIAAVRQRSPQTTIEVLIPDLCGNWQALDQILAASPEVLNHNTETVPRLYRRVRPQGSYQRSLELLQRVRDRAPWIYSKSGIMVGLGETSEEVVALMQDLRQVGCDILTIGQYLQPSPKHLAVQAFIPPEQFEEWRRLGESMGFLQVVSSPLTRSSYHAEQVRALMQQYPRQRPATSPLG, encoded by the coding sequence GTGGTTGTGAAGCCAGAGTGGTTACGGGTCAAAGCACCCCAGTGGCAGCGGGTGGGTGCCGTCAAGGAGCTGTTGCAGGACTTAAACCTCAATACTGTTTGCGAAGAGGCCTCTTGCCCCAATATTGGTGAATGTTTCCATGGGGGAACGGCCACATTCTTAATGATGGGTCCAGCTTGCACCCGAGCTTGCCCCTACTGCGATATTGATTTTGAGAAAAAGCCACTGCCTCTGGATCCCACTGAACCCCAGCGACTAGCTGAAGCGGTGGTGCGGATGCGTCTCAATCATGTTGTCATTACCTCGGTGAATCGGGATGATTTGGCCGATGGGGGTGCCTCTCAGTTTGTGGCCACGATTGCGGCTGTGCGGCAGCGATCGCCCCAAACCACCATTGAAGTCCTGATTCCCGATCTCTGCGGCAACTGGCAGGCCTTGGATCAAATTCTTGCCGCCAGTCCGGAGGTGCTCAACCACAACACCGAAACCGTACCCCGTCTCTATCGGCGGGTGCGTCCCCAAGGCAGCTATCAGCGCAGTTTGGAACTGCTGCAGCGGGTGCGCGATCGCGCCCCTTGGATTTACTCAAAATCGGGCATCATGGTGGGTCTAGGGGAAACTAGCGAGGAAGTGGTGGCCCTCATGCAGGATTTGCGCCAAGTGGGTTGCGACATTCTCACCATTGGTCAGTATCTGCAGCCCAGTCCCAAACATCTAGCGGTACAAGCCTTTATTCCACCAGAGCAATTTGAGGAATGGCGCCGCCTGGGGGAATCGATGGGCTTCTTGCAGGTGGTTTCCTCTCCCCTCACCCGCAGTTCCTACCATGCTGAACAGGTGCGGGCTCTGATGCAGCAGTACCCACGTCAGCGCCCTGCCACAAGTCCTCTTGGATAA
- a CDS encoding PstS family phosphate ABC transporter substrate-binding protein, giving the protein MSQGKSHSLLPLLLSLLATLGLLGIAGGLVLRLINSGGTMGNGRLNLGAKGQSTFTQVKNVPSGLFNYGGSTTWAPIRRDVNPLLQAAWPNFQLRYVDPPTGTPGSGRGIRMLLNDQLSFSQSSRPLNEEELAKAAARGMKLTAIPVAIDGLAIAVNPRLEIPGLTVQQVVDIYTGKVTNSQQVGSPNQRIIPFSRRPEDGGTVEYFIQEVLGKQPFGCNVVMVRDTTDGLRCVAATLGSIYYASAPEVVGQCSVHPLPLGRQANQYVPPYQEPYVPVERCPQERHQLNHRVFQQGTYPITRRLFVIAKADNSLDAKAGRAYADLLLTDQGQAAIEKAGFVRLR; this is encoded by the coding sequence ATGTCCCAAGGGAAAAGTCATTCTCTGCTGCCCCTACTCCTTTCCCTGCTGGCTACCCTCGGACTTCTGGGCATTGCTGGGGGGCTGGTGCTTCGCCTCATCAATAGCGGCGGAACCATGGGTAATGGCCGTCTCAATTTAGGAGCCAAGGGTCAATCCACCTTTACCCAGGTGAAGAATGTCCCCAGCGGTCTTTTTAATTACGGCGGTAGCACCACTTGGGCACCCATTCGCCGCGATGTCAATCCGCTGCTGCAAGCGGCTTGGCCCAATTTTCAACTGCGCTACGTAGACCCGCCCACAGGGACACCGGGATCGGGCAGGGGCATCCGCATGCTATTGAATGATCAACTGTCTTTCTCACAATCTTCCCGTCCCCTCAACGAGGAAGAGTTAGCCAAGGCGGCGGCTCGGGGCATGAAATTAACTGCCATTCCCGTTGCCATTGATGGGCTGGCGATCGCCGTCAATCCGAGGCTAGAGATTCCTGGACTGACCGTGCAACAAGTGGTGGATATTTATACGGGCAAAGTAACCAATTCGCAGCAGGTGGGTAGCCCCAACCAAAGGATTATCCCCTTCTCTCGCCGTCCGGAAGATGGTGGCACCGTTGAATACTTTATCCAAGAAGTGCTTGGGAAGCAGCCCTTTGGTTGCAATGTGGTTATGGTTCGGGATACTACCGATGGCCTACGGTGTGTTGCCGCGACACTGGGGAGCATTTACTATGCCTCTGCTCCAGAAGTGGTGGGTCAGTGCAGTGTCCACCCGCTTCCCCTCGGTCGCCAAGCCAATCAATATGTGCCTCCCTATCAAGAACCCTACGTTCCTGTGGAGCGTTGCCCCCAAGAGCGCCACCAACTGAATCACCGTGTATTTCAACAGGGGACTTATCCAATTACCCGCCGCCTATTTGTGATTGCCAAGGCGGACAATAGCCTCGATGCCAAGGCAGGCCGTGCCTATGCTGATCTCTTACTGACTGATCAAGGACAAGCGGCCATTGAAAAAGCAGGGTTTGTGCGCCTGCGCTAG
- a CDS encoding aldo/keto reductase — protein MRYRRFGRTELPMPVFSCGGMRYQFSWQDVNPSTIPAENQRNLEATIQRALELGITHIETARGYGTSEIQLGKILPRLPREKLIVQTKVGPRPTAKEFRETLETSLRNLELDYIDLLAIHGLNLPEHLEQVLRPGGCLDVAREWQASGKIRFIGFSTHGSLEVIRQAIASDVFDYVNLHWYYINQQNWPALLDAQAHDMGVFIISPADKGGMLYKPPQRLVELCAPLSPMVFNDLFCLSHPQVHTLSIGAARPRDFDEHLKALELLDQAGEILPPILARLEQAAIDRLGEDWYHTWHEGLPDYQHTPGEVNIPVILWLWNLVQAYDLLDYARMRYNLLGNGGHWFPGANAARIKDLDLGPCLQHSPHRQKIPRILQAAHDLLSGTPRQRLSQA, from the coding sequence ATGCGCTACCGTCGCTTTGGTCGTACCGAACTGCCAATGCCTGTCTTTTCCTGTGGCGGCATGCGCTATCAGTTTTCTTGGCAGGATGTCAATCCCAGTACCATTCCCGCAGAAAATCAACGCAACCTAGAGGCAACCATTCAGCGTGCTCTGGAGCTAGGCATCACCCACATTGAAACAGCGCGCGGCTATGGCACCTCTGAAATTCAGTTGGGGAAAATTCTACCGCGGCTGCCCCGCGAAAAGCTGATTGTCCAAACCAAGGTGGGGCCGCGACCCACTGCCAAGGAATTTCGGGAAACCCTAGAAACGTCACTGCGGAATCTCGAGTTAGACTACATTGACTTACTCGCTATCCATGGCCTAAACCTACCGGAGCATCTAGAGCAAGTACTGCGGCCCGGGGGATGCTTGGACGTGGCGCGGGAATGGCAAGCATCAGGTAAGATTCGCTTCATTGGTTTTTCTACCCATGGCAGCTTAGAGGTGATTCGCCAGGCGATCGCCAGCGATGTCTTTGATTACGTTAATCTGCACTGGTACTACATCAATCAACAGAATTGGCCCGCCCTCCTCGATGCTCAAGCCCATGATATGGGGGTTTTTATCATTAGCCCAGCAGACAAAGGGGGAATGCTCTACAAACCACCCCAACGCCTTGTGGAACTGTGTGCCCCCTTAAGCCCAATGGTCTTTAACGATCTCTTTTGCCTCTCCCATCCCCAGGTGCACACCCTGAGTATCGGTGCTGCTCGTCCCCGTGACTTTGATGAACATCTCAAGGCCCTCGAGCTGCTGGATCAGGCAGGTGAGATTCTACCGCCGATCTTGGCACGGCTGGAGCAAGCCGCCATTGACCGCTTGGGGGAAGACTGGTACCACACTTGGCATGAGGGACTGCCAGACTACCAGCACACCCCCGGTGAAGTGAATATCCCCGTCATTCTCTGGCTGTGGAACCTAGTACAGGCCTACGATTTGCTGGACTATGCCCGTATGCGCTATAACCTGCTGGGCAACGGTGGCCACTGGTTTCCGGGAGCAAATGCTGCACGGATCAAAGACTTGGATTTAGGCCCCTGTTTACAGCACAGTCCCCATCGGCAAAAGATTCCAAGGATTTTACAAGCGGCCCATGATCTCCTCAGTGGCACTCCCCGGCAGCGACTATCTCAGGCCTAA
- a CDS encoding sugar phosphate nucleotidyltransferase: MKAMILAAGKGTRVRPITYTIPKPMIPILQKPVMEFLVELLRQHGFNQIMVNVSHLAHEIESYFQDGQRFGVDIAYSFEGYIKDGELVGKALGSAGGIKRIQDFNPFFDDTFVVLCGDALIDLDLTAAVAWHRQKGAIATVIMKTVPKEDVSSYGVVVTDESDRIVAFQEKPSVEEALSNHINTGIYIFEPEVIDYIPSNQEYDIGSQLFPKLVEMGAPFYGLAMDFEWIDIGKVPDYWQAVRGVLNGTIKNVSIPGHEQFPGIYTGLNVAVNWDKVTIQGPVYIGGMTKIEDGATIIGPTMIGPNCHICSGAVVDNCVIFEYSRLGSDVRLVDKLVFGRYCVDKTGTTIDLKAAALDWLITDSRQTDIQPSPLGLKEIVS, translated from the coding sequence ATGAAAGCAATGATCTTGGCGGCTGGAAAGGGCACGCGGGTACGCCCGATTACATACACCATTCCGAAGCCAATGATCCCAATTTTGCAAAAGCCCGTGATGGAATTTCTAGTGGAACTCCTGCGTCAGCATGGGTTTAACCAAATTATGGTAAATGTGAGCCACCTCGCCCATGAAATTGAAAGCTACTTTCAGGATGGGCAGCGGTTTGGAGTGGACATTGCCTATTCCTTTGAGGGCTATATCAAGGATGGCGAACTCGTTGGTAAAGCCCTAGGGTCTGCAGGGGGGATCAAGCGAATTCAGGATTTTAACCCCTTTTTTGATGACACCTTTGTGGTGCTGTGTGGGGATGCCCTCATTGACTTGGATTTGACAGCGGCCGTGGCTTGGCACCGCCAAAAGGGGGCGATCGCCACCGTGATTATGAAAACAGTGCCCAAAGAGGACGTCTCGAGCTATGGCGTTGTTGTTACCGATGAGAGCGATCGCATTGTTGCCTTCCAAGAAAAACCCAGTGTTGAAGAAGCCTTGAGCAACCATATCAACACGGGGATTTATATTTTTGAGCCAGAAGTGATCGACTATATCCCCTCCAATCAGGAATACGACATTGGCAGCCAGCTTTTCCCCAAACTGGTGGAAATGGGTGCCCCCTTCTATGGCTTGGCGATGGACTTTGAATGGATTGACATTGGTAAAGTCCCCGACTATTGGCAAGCGGTGCGCGGTGTTCTCAATGGCACGATTAAAAATGTTTCGATTCCCGGCCATGAGCAATTTCCCGGCATTTATACGGGGCTGAATGTGGCCGTCAACTGGGATAAGGTCACGATCCAGGGACCGGTCTACATTGGCGGCATGACGAAGATTGAAGATGGAGCGACAATTATTGGACCGACGATGATTGGCCCCAATTGCCACATTTGCAGCGGTGCCGTCGTCGATAACTGTGTCATTTTTGAATATTCTCGCCTGGGTTCTGACGTTCGTCTTGTGGATAAATTGGTCTTTGGTCGCTACTGTGTTGATAAAACAGGTACAACCATTGACCTGAAGGCCGCTGCCCTCGATTGGTTGATTACCGATTCACGGCAAACGGATATTCAGCCGAGTCCCCTCGGGTTGAAGGAGATTGTGTCCTAG
- a CDS encoding Dps family protein: protein MATSALPRQAFGEMGDTVVLLEKATTTPVCEGMNRLLASFQALYLQYQKHHFVVEGAEFYPLHQFFQDCYEQVQGHVHDLGERLNGLGAVPVAGFQQLAALCCFTPEPEGAFNCRQMLSNDLAAEQAIIPILRQQAIQAESLGDRATAYLYDQILLKTEERAYHIGHFLANDSLKM from the coding sequence ATGGCAACTAGTGCATTGCCACGCCAAGCTTTTGGCGAGATGGGTGACACGGTTGTGTTGCTGGAGAAAGCCACCACCACGCCGGTATGTGAGGGGATGAACCGGCTTTTGGCCAGTTTTCAAGCGCTGTACTTGCAGTACCAAAAACATCATTTTGTTGTTGAGGGGGCAGAGTTTTATCCACTGCATCAGTTCTTTCAAGACTGCTATGAACAGGTGCAGGGGCATGTTCACGATTTGGGGGAACGGTTGAATGGTCTGGGAGCTGTTCCTGTTGCCGGTTTTCAGCAGTTGGCGGCTCTCTGCTGCTTTACCCCTGAACCTGAAGGTGCCTTCAACTGCCGGCAAATGCTCAGCAATGATTTGGCAGCAGAGCAGGCCATCATTCCCATCCTGCGCCAACAGGCAATCCAGGCTGAGAGTTTGGGCGATCGCGCCACGGCCTACCTCTACGATCAAATCCTCTTGAAAACGGAGGAGCGTGCTTACCATATTGGTCATTTCCTAGCCAATGACAGCCTCAAGATGTAG
- a CDS encoding Asr1405/Asl0597 family protein → MSINPQVIAVQWQLRWPIYQRLTELEVPCECLPYQPLTVEVRSPLAALQVWSVVRQFSASRGTLVDWLEQCWQWNLPNFTEYPDSAER, encoded by the coding sequence ATGTCTATAAACCCCCAGGTTATTGCAGTTCAGTGGCAATTACGTTGGCCAATTTATCAACGCTTGACCGAGCTAGAGGTGCCCTGTGAGTGTCTCCCCTATCAACCCCTTACTGTTGAAGTTCGCTCCCCCTTAGCTGCGCTGCAAGTCTGGTCAGTGGTGCGGCAGTTTTCTGCTTCCCGTGGCACCCTCGTCGATTGGCTAGAACAGTGCTGGCAGTGGAATTTGCCCAATTTCACTGAATATCCAGACTCTGCCGAGCGTTAG